A single Methanocaldococcus bathoardescens DNA region contains:
- a CDS encoding RNA-guided endonuclease InsQ/TnpB family protein, which yields MKVIGRIYIYDNRLKNIAPFTIQLAHFRNMLIILILKLKEHLSYYPTNEALLYSLLADRLNKRTLNNLEKLQKLNEISNIIKSDNFLSKLLNSMKKLKKELNNNYAIQSIIRQVCRDFKAYRKAYEEYLANSNKFSGKPKPPKAKKLKNIDKFTVELNKMSFKINNKILHVKLHKNKQIRIKLPEFIKEPSSVRITYYLGFAYVDIVYDKHIEELKPLGKYKAGIDLGVENFATVVSTNDNVPSIVVKSSYLKSFNQWWNKLSAKLRSQIDTIKNLLKENPDDKNILLELKILTKRIKKLHLHRKKWMENIVHQVSKAISVFLHQTEHDKVFIGRNILEAKNGSNLSKRVNQNFVQIPFRLFIDKLAYKLKWLGIKLVEVDESYTSKASCISDDIIEIQRRVGNNEKVSMSGDRICRGLYFDKIVNLIFHADVNGAFNILKVGLKKKRLFKKVDKIVKVKLCRPKAVRLFEFCRAVLGNLCPPNWAVEVGLSR from the coding sequence ATGAAGGTAATTGGCAGAATCTACATCTATGACAATCGATTAAAAAACATAGCACCCTTCACAATCCAATTAGCACACTTCCGAAATATGCTAATAATCCTAATCCTCAAGTTAAAAGAACATTTAAGTTATTATCCAACTAATGAAGCGTTATTGTACTCTCTATTAGCTGATAGATTAAATAAAAGAACGTTAAATAATTTAGAAAAACTACAAAAACTTAACGAAATCTCAAACATAATAAAATCCGATAATTTTTTATCCAAATTATTAAACAGCATGAAAAAGTTAAAAAAGGAACTAAATAACAATTATGCCATACAATCGATTATAAGACAAGTTTGTAGGGATTTTAAGGCATATAGAAAAGCTTATGAAGAATATTTAGCAAACTCAAACAAATTCAGTGGAAAACCGAAACCACCAAAAGCTAAAAAGCTAAAAAATATCGATAAATTCACTGTAGAGCTAAATAAAATGAGTTTTAAGATAAATAATAAAATCTTACATGTTAAACTGCATAAAAATAAACAAATTCGAATAAAACTGCCAGAATTTATAAAAGAGCCAAGCAGTGTTCGAATTACTTATTATTTGGGCTTTGCTTATGTGGATATTGTTTATGATAAGCACATTGAAGAGTTGAAACCGTTAGGAAAGTATAAGGCTGGAATCGATTTAGGGGTAGAGAACTTCGCCACTGTTGTATCTACAAACGATAACGTTCCATCAATCGTTGTGAAATCCTCTTATCTTAAATCGTTCAACCAATGGTGGAACAAACTATCTGCCAAGCTCAGAAGCCAAATCGATACTATTAAAAACCTACTAAAAGAAAATCCAGATGATAAGAATATATTATTGGAATTGAAGATTTTGACTAAGAGGATTAAAAAACTGCATCTGCATCGGAAGAAGTGGATGGAGAATATAGTTCACCAAGTATCTAAAGCTATATCAGTATTTTTACATCAAACTGAACACGATAAGGTTTTTATCGGTAGGAATATTTTAGAGGCTAAGAATGGTAGTAATTTAAGTAAAAGAGTCAATCAAAACTTTGTTCAAATACCGTTTAGGTTGTTTATCGATAAGTTGGCTTATAAGCTTAAATGGCTTGGAATTAAATTGGTAGAAGTGGATGAGAGTTATACTTCTAAGGCTTCTTGTATTTCGGATGATATTATCGAAATTCAAAGGAGGGTTGGGAATAATGAGAAAGTCTCTATGTCGGGAGACAGAATATGTAGAGGTTTATATTTTGATAAAATCGTTAATTTGATATTCCACGCCGATGTTAATGGTGCTTTTAACATTCTAAAAGTCGGTTTAAAGAAGAAAAGGCTATTTAAGAAAGTCGATAAAATAGTTAAGGTTAAGCTCTGCAGACCTAAAGCTGTAAGATTATTCGAATTCTGTAGGGCTGTGTTAGGCAACCTCTGCCCCCCAAATTGGGCGGTAGAGGTTGGTCTATCCCGTTAA
- the endA gene encoding tRNA-intron lyase yields MSKKIIGLLDGDRVIVFDKNGISKLSARHYGNVEGNFLSLSLVEALYLINLGWLAVKDKNEKMLSFEELYEYAKNIEERLCLKYLVYKDLRTRGYIVKTGLKYGADFRLYERGANIDKEHSVYLVKVFTEDSSFLLSELTGFVRVAHSVRKKLLIAIVDADGDIVYYNMAYVKP; encoded by the coding sequence ATGAGCAAAAAAATCATTGGGTTGTTGGATGGGGATAGAGTTATAGTTTTTGATAAAAATGGGATATCTAAATTATCAGCAAGGCATTATGGGAACGTTGAAGGAAATTTTCTATCATTATCTTTGGTTGAAGCTCTCTATTTAATAAATTTAGGATGGTTAGCTGTTAAAGATAAAAATGAAAAAATGCTGAGCTTTGAAGAGTTATATGAATATGCAAAAAATATTGAAGAAAGATTATGCTTAAAATATTTAGTCTATAAAGATTTAAGAACGAGAGGTTACATAGTAAAAACCGGCCTAAAATATGGAGCTGATTTTAGGCTTTATGAGAGAGGAGCAAATATAGATAAAGAACACTCTGTTTATTTGGTTAAGGTATTTACCGAAGATAGCTCTTTTCTATTAAGTGAGCTAACAGGATTTGTTAGAGTGGCTCATTCAGTTAGAAAAAAATTACTCATAGCAATAGTTGATGCAGATGGAGATATTGTCTATTATAACATGGCTTATGTAAAACCATAA
- the comC gene encoding L-sulfolactate dehydrogenase has translation MILKPENERKLIIDVLKKFGVPEEDAKITAEVFVDADLKGFTSHGIGRFPQYITALKLGHINPKPNIKIVKESPATAVVDGDLGLGQVVGKKAMELAIEKAKNVGVGVVATKNANHFGIAGYYSELAMNQDMIGITITNTEPAMAPFGGKEKILGTNPIAIAFKGNKYKFSLDMATASIARGKILEALRKGIKLPEGCAVDKDGKPTTDPAKALEGCILPFGGPKGYGLALAIEMLSAIGGAEVGTKVRGTANPKERCTKGDLFVAINPEFFMGREEFKKKVDELLEEIKTSEPAEGFEILIPGEIEERNKMKRKDGFEIDENLYNQLKEICNELGLNIEDYVE, from the coding sequence ATGATTTTAAAGCCAGAAAATGAAAGAAAGCTGATAATTGATGTTTTAAAGAAATTTGGTGTTCCAGAAGAAGATGCTAAAATAACTGCTGAAGTTTTTGTTGATGCTGATTTGAAAGGCTTCACTTCCCATGGAATTGGGAGGTTTCCACAATATATAACTGCTCTAAAGTTGGGACATATAAATCCAAAGCCAAATATAAAAATAGTTAAAGAAAGCCCTGCTACTGCAGTTGTAGATGGAGATTTGGGTTTAGGTCAAGTTGTTGGAAAAAAAGCTATGGAATTAGCTATAGAAAAAGCAAAAAATGTTGGAGTTGGAGTTGTTGCTACAAAAAACGCTAATCACTTTGGTATCGCTGGCTATTATTCAGAGTTGGCTATGAATCAAGATATGATTGGAATAACAATAACAAATACAGAGCCAGCCATGGCACCTTTTGGTGGTAAAGAGAAAATTTTAGGGACAAACCCAATAGCTATTGCCTTTAAAGGGAATAAGTATAAATTTTCCTTAGATATGGCTACTGCATCAATAGCGAGAGGAAAGATTTTAGAAGCTTTGAGGAAGGGAATTAAACTTCCAGAGGGTTGTGCAGTAGATAAGGATGGAAAACCAACAACAGACCCTGCTAAAGCATTGGAAGGATGTATATTACCATTTGGAGGGCCTAAAGGGTATGGTTTAGCATTAGCTATTGAAATGTTATCAGCCATTGGTGGAGCTGAAGTAGGAACTAAAGTTAGAGGAACTGCCAATCCAAAAGAAAGATGCACTAAAGGAGATTTATTTGTAGCTATAAATCCAGAATTTTTTATGGGTAGAGAGGAGTTTAAGAAGAAAGTCGATGAGTTGTTAGAAGAGATTAAGACATCAGAACCTGCAGAAGGTTTTGAGATATTAATCCCTGGGGAAATAGAGGAGAGAAATAAAATGAAAAGAAAGGATGGATTCGAAATTGATGAAAACTTATACAATCAACTAAAAGAAATTTGTAATGAATTAGGATTAAATATTGAAGATTATGTAGAGTAA
- a CDS encoding CBS domain-containing protein, with the protein MLIKDIMKKPIVVYEDNDLIDVIKLFRRNKISGAPVLNKNGKLVGIISESDIVKTIVTHNEDLNLILPSPLDLIELPLRTALKIEEFMEDLENALKTKVRDVMTRKVIVAKPDMTINDAAKLMVENNIKRLPVVDDEGNLIGIITRGDLIEALI; encoded by the coding sequence ATGTTAATAAAAGATATTATGAAAAAACCCATTGTAGTTTATGAAGATAATGATTTAATCGATGTAATAAAATTATTTAGGAGAAATAAGATAAGTGGGGCACCTGTATTAAATAAAAATGGAAAATTAGTTGGTATAATCTCAGAGAGTGACATAGTGAAAACCATTGTTACACATAATGAAGATTTAAATCTCATTTTGCCATCACCATTAGATTTGATTGAATTGCCTTTAAGAACAGCTTTAAAGATAGAAGAATTTATGGAAGATTTAGAAAATGCATTAAAAACAAAGGTTAGAGATGTAATGACAAGAAAAGTTATTGTTGCTAAGCCAGATATGACAATTAACGATGCGGCAAAGCTGATGGTTGAAAATAACATTAAAAGATTGCCAGTAGTTGATGATGAAGGAAATTTAATTGGTATTATTACAAGAGGGGATTTAATAGAAGCATTAATTTAA
- a CDS encoding beta-ribofuranosylaminobenzene 5'-phosphate synthase — translation MIIQTPSRIHMGLIDLNGSIGRVDGGIGLALEEPNIKIEGKESDEINIEFDKKLIEKFGEDYIESIRDRVYNTAIKVLEVVNGEGVDLKILSLFPAHSGLGSGTQLSLAVGKLISTIYNKEMNGYEIAKITGRGGTSGIGIGAFEYGGFLIDGGHSFGKGKDKEDFRPSSASKGVKPAPIIFRHDFDWETILIIPKGEHVYGKKEVDIFKKYCPVPLNEVEKICHLVLMKMMPAVVEKNLDDFGEVVNKLQYLGFKKVELSLQSDIVKDLINELHKDVYAGLSSFGPTIYAFGDKKLIVEKANEVFDRHGIYGDIIITKANNVGHRIW, via the coding sequence TTGATAATTCAAACACCATCAAGAATTCACATGGGGCTTATAGATTTAAATGGTTCTATTGGGAGAGTAGATGGAGGTATTGGTTTAGCTTTAGAAGAACCAAATATAAAAATTGAAGGAAAAGAAAGTGATGAAATAAACATTGAGTTTGATAAAAAATTGATTGAAAAATTTGGGGAGGATTATATAGAATCTATTAGAGATAGAGTGTATAACACTGCTATCAAAGTTTTAGAGGTTGTTAATGGAGAGGGAGTTGATTTAAAAATCCTATCACTATTTCCAGCCCATTCCGGTCTTGGTAGTGGAACACAGCTATCTTTGGCAGTAGGTAAATTAATATCTACAATATACAATAAAGAAATGAACGGATATGAGATAGCCAAAATTACTGGAAGGGGAGGGACTTCAGGAATAGGTATTGGAGCTTTTGAGTATGGAGGATTTTTAATTGATGGAGGACACAGCTTTGGTAAAGGTAAAGATAAAGAGGATTTTAGACCTTCATCTGCTTCAAAAGGAGTTAAGCCAGCACCAATAATATTTAGACATGATTTTGATTGGGAAACTATCTTAATTATCCCAAAAGGAGAACACGTCTATGGAAAAAAAGAGGTCGATATATTTAAAAAATACTGCCCAGTTCCTTTAAATGAAGTTGAGAAAATCTGCCACTTGGTTTTAATGAAGATGATGCCAGCAGTTGTTGAAAAAAATTTAGATGATTTTGGAGAAGTTGTTAATAAACTTCAATACTTAGGCTTTAAAAAAGTTGAGCTCTCTTTACAATCAGATATTGTTAAAGATTTAATTAATGAATTGCATAAAGATGTTTATGCAGGACTTTCAAGCTTTGGCCCAACAATCTATGCCTTTGGAGACAAAAAATTAATTGTTGAAAAAGCTAATGAAGTTTTTGATAGGCATGGGATTTATGGGGATATAATTATAACTAAAGCAAATAATGTTGGGCATAGAATTTGGTGA
- a CDS encoding tetratricopeptide repeat protein — MELFKKFLNKLISNGNSAYNWIVEAEKYLDEENYEKAVECYLKALKTNNARAIDWANLSYAYYHLEDYEKALEAIDRALSLSSENPEFLYLRGSILYKLKNFDEAYKCFIKASKKIKKSDLYEILGELSLKYKKYKEALDYYLKAYRLNENNTKALFMAGKLYLLFGDLYNAYESFKKVLEKEPNHECKKIVECIDKIFEIINKNIYEDVSAGIRLLERRDYINALKFFNKVISVDDTNDFAYYYKSVIAEIFEEYQKALECI; from the coding sequence ATGGAACTATTTAAAAAATTTTTGAATAAGCTAATATCTAATGGAAATTCTGCTTATAATTGGATTGTAGAAGCAGAAAAATATTTAGATGAAGAAAACTATGAAAAAGCTGTGGAATGTTATTTAAAAGCTTTAAAAACAAATAATGCAAGGGCTATAGATTGGGCTAATCTTTCCTATGCTTATTATCATTTAGAAGATTATGAAAAAGCTCTTGAAGCTATAGATAGGGCATTATCACTATCTTCTGAAAATCCAGAATTTTTGTATTTGAGGGGCTCTATACTCTACAAACTTAAAAATTTTGATGAAGCATATAAATGCTTTATTAAAGCATCAAAGAAAATTAAGAAGAGTGATTTGTATGAAATATTAGGAGAGCTTTCATTAAAATACAAAAAGTATAAAGAAGCTTTAGATTACTATTTAAAAGCATACAGATTAAATGAAAATAATACTAAAGCGTTGTTTATGGCTGGAAAGCTCTATTTACTATTTGGTGACTTATATAATGCCTACGAATCATTTAAAAAAGTTTTAGAGAAAGAACCAAACCATGAATGTAAAAAGATTGTTGAATGCATAGATAAAATTTTTGAAATTATAAATAAAAATATTTATGAGGATGTAAGTGCTGGAATTAGATTATTAGAGAGAAGAGATTATATAAACGCTCTAAAATTTTTTAACAAAGTTATCTCAGTTGATGACACTAATGATTTCGCCTATTATTACAAAAGCGTAATAGCAGAGATATTTGAAGAGTATCAAAAAGCTCTTGAATGTATATAA